Proteins encoded by one window of Streptomyces sp. LX-29:
- a CDS encoding class I SAM-dependent methyltransferase, translating into MSVTEGAEIAADPDVARGAEYVFDQSWDQESERLRTNEAIWDPGTIERLERLGVAAGWSVLEVGAGTGSIAAWLAERVGPDGRVVAVDLEPSRLDWLTAANVEAVRLDLRTQELPAGAFDLVHSRMVVQHLADRPAAVAKLVRALKPGGWLFLEDTDSLSLFRSSAGEDFLQDVKAAGYGLMRRSGHEPRGGHFDLDAALELGLEEVSAEGRAVMVHGGSRQARHYMLWLESLRQRIVAEGLVSEARVDEALREMADPGHRWLSQVLISTLGRRAR; encoded by the coding sequence TTCGACCAGTCCTGGGACCAGGAGTCGGAGCGGCTGCGGACCAACGAGGCGATCTGGGATCCGGGAACGATCGAGCGGCTGGAGCGGCTCGGGGTGGCCGCCGGCTGGTCGGTGCTGGAGGTCGGCGCCGGTACGGGTTCGATCGCGGCCTGGCTCGCCGAGCGGGTCGGCCCGGACGGCCGGGTGGTGGCGGTGGATCTGGAGCCGTCCCGGCTGGACTGGCTGACCGCCGCCAACGTCGAGGCCGTGCGGCTGGACCTGCGCACCCAGGAGCTCCCCGCGGGCGCCTTCGACCTCGTGCACTCCCGCATGGTCGTGCAGCACCTGGCCGACCGCCCCGCCGCCGTGGCGAAGCTGGTGCGCGCGCTGAAGCCGGGCGGCTGGCTCTTCCTGGAGGACACCGACTCGCTGTCGCTGTTCCGCAGCTCCGCCGGCGAGGACTTCCTCCAGGACGTCAAGGCCGCCGGGTACGGGCTGATGCGCCGCTCCGGGCACGAGCCGCGCGGCGGCCACTTCGACCTGGACGCGGCGCTGGAGCTGGGCCTTGAGGAGGTCTCCGCCGAGGGCCGCGCGGTCATGGTGCACGGCGGCTCCCGCCAGGCCCGGCACTACATGCTGTGGCTGGAGTCCCTGCGGCAGCGGATCGTCGCCGAGGGCCTGGTCTCGGAGGCCCGTGTCGACGAGGCGCTGCGGGAGATGGCCGACCCGGGGCACCGCTGGCTGTCGCAGGTCCTCATCTCCACGCTCGGGCGCAGGGCGCGCTAG